CGGGCTCGGCCACGAACGGCGCCGGCTCGGGCGGCGCGGCGGGAGCGACGGGCATGGGAGCCGGCTCCGGCGCGGGCGCCTCCTGGGACTTGCCGCGCTTCAGGAACTGCATGAGCTTGCCGCGCGGCGCGGCCGGCTCGGAAGTAGGAGTCGGGGCCTCCTCGACGGCCACTGGCCCTTTCGTCGGCTCCTCGGCGGCTACCCGAGGCGGCGCGCTAAGGCTTCCCCGATCGCGATCCATCACGTCCTTCGAAATGCGGGAGAGGAGGAGCTTCGACACGCCGCGAAGCGTCTCGAAGACCCCCCCGCCGCTCGCGGCCTGCGCCTCGTAGTGCGGCACGCCGTAGCGGTTCAGCTCCTGATTCATCTGGGCGACCGTCATCGCGTTCGGCAGGTCGCGCTTGTTGAACTGGATCACCCAGGGCACGGTCTTCAGGTCGAGGTTGTACGCCTTGAGGTTCTGCTCGAGGTTCGCGAGGCTCTCGCGGTTCTCGTTCAGCTTGTCCGGGGACGAGTCCGCGACGAACACGAGCGCGTCCACGCCCTTCAAGACGAGCTTCCGCGTCGCGTTGTAATAGACCTGCCCGGGGACCGTGTAGAGGAGGAAGCGCGTCTTCATCCCCTGGAGCTCGCCCAGGTCGAGCGGCAGGAGGTCGAAGAAGAGCGTGCGGTCGGTCTGCGTCTTCATGGAGACCATCCGGCCGCGATTGCTCTCGGGAACGCTGTCGTAGATCTTCTCGAGGTTGGTCGTCTTTCCGCTCAGACCGGGGCCGTAGTAGACGATCTTCGCGTTGATCTCCCGACCCGAATAGCTGACCACCACCATGGCGTGCTCCCTCTGACTGTCCGATTGGAGTGTGGCGCGGAACGCCAGTGAGGATGGCTCTGCGCCGGCCCGGAGATGGGGAGAGCACGATACGTGCCATTTCGCGCGTGAAGCGCGCGAGGTCGCGGTGGACGGCGCCATTCGAAGACGCCGCGCGACCTGGGGTTACGGCTGCGTGAGGAGTGGTGGCGCGCTCCGGCCCGGGATCACGACCCGGGCCGTTGCGAGTTGCACGGCCCGCTGCAGAACGCGCGTCAGCGGGAGCGCGACTCGCGCTTGATCCAGATGCCCTGACGCTCTTTGAGCTGGAGGTTCGGAGCGCCGGGCTCGCGGACGCTCTCGTAGTGCTGGAGCAGCAACTTTTTGAGCTCCGGGTATTCCTGAGTCGGAAAATACCGGCTCACCCGGCCGAACATCCCGTCCTTCTCCGAGTAGCGGAGGAGCGTGACCTCCGTGACGCGCTCGTACTGCCCTTCGCCGTAGGCAGCCTCGGGATTCTCGTCGACATCGATCCAGAGGGAGGCCACGTTGGCCGTGACCTCGAACTGGTGGCGGTTCCGCATCAGGAACTCCCAGAGACCGTAGATCTCCAGCGGAACGTAACGCACCGTGCTTCGTGACGACTCACCCGGACGCCGGATCTCGCACCGCACCAGCTTCTGGCTCGCCATCTCCTCCGCTCATCCTCCCTGGATCGTATCGTCCACGGCGCGCCACGTGCTCGCGCCGTGGCATGGGTGTTGCAGTTTCACTTGATTCGTACGTGGATGCGCCCGCGCGGAGCGGGCTCGAAGCGCACCGCATCAAGGGCTCGCGCCCGGGAGCGTCGCCATGAAACGCAGCCCGTCATCCCCCGCCCCGTGGTTCCTCGCGCGCCGTGCCTCGGAAACCTATTGCCGGCGCGACAATCGCGTCTACGAGTCCTGCCCGCACGCCACGTCGTGCCGTGCGTGCCCATGTCTCCACGAAGTGGAGACGGCGGACTCGCTGTTCGAGCCGAGCGGAGCCGACGAAGAAACGAACGGCTGACGCGGCTCGATCCGTCCACGATCGTGGGTGAAATGCCGCCGCCACTGTAGGGAGCGGGGCCGGGCAAGTCAAACCCCATCGAGACGAATCCCCCCGCAACGCGTCGCACGCGGGGTTGACACCCCACGAGACCCTCGGGTAGCGTCCAATTCGTTGAGGGGTCAAGGGCAAGCAACACCTAGCGATTCAGCCGTGTTCCCACGCGCTCTCCTCCAGCTGGCTCGTACCGCCTGCCACGCAGCCTCACCGGAGCTTCATCGTGTGACGGCCCGGGCGATCGCCGCGATTCAGTACCGCGTCCTCACCGCCCGTCGGAACGCCGTCCTCGACAACCTGGCCACGATCGGCGCCGCGGGCCACCCCGAGCTCGCGGACCGGGCCTCGAGGGAGCGGACCGCGCGCCGCATGTTCGAGAACTTCCAGCTCGCATGGATCGAGTACCTCGCCGGACACCGGGCCGCACGCCGGGATGGGCCCGCGCTCGAATTCCGTGGCGCGGAGCACCTCTACCGGGCGCTGATCCGGGGGCACGGAGCCGTGATCGCCGCCTCCCATCTCGGCGGCTGGGAGCTCGCGGGCTCGGCGATCGCGCGGCTCGGGCTCTCCGTGCACGCGGTCACCGGCGTGCAGCTCCATCCGGTCGTCGCGCGCGAGGTGCGCGAGTGGAAGCGGCGCGAGGGAATCCACGTGCACACGCCGCAGGAAGGGTTCGCGCCGCTCGTCGCCGCGCTCCGGGCGGGAGGCGTGGTGGTCCTGCTCGTGGACGGAGACGTCTATTCGCGCGCCCTCCCCGCGATCTTCTTCGGTCGCCGCATCCCCTTCCCCGCGGGGCCGGCCATCCTCGCGCGGCGCGCGGGCGTGCCCATCCTGCACGCGCACGCGGCGCGCGGACCGGACGGGCGGCACCGAATCTCGTTCGACGGCCTCGACGAGCCCGATCCCGCGCTTCCGCTGCGCGAGGACCTGAGCCGCCTCACGTCCCTCGTGGCGCGTTCCCAGGAGCGGAACATCGCCGCGCACGTCTCGCAGTGGTGCATCTTCCGTCCGCTCTGGAACGAGGCCGATGCCGCGTAGGATCGCGATCGTCACGCAGGCGTATCACCCGACCGTGGGCGGCGTCACCGAGCACGTCGACGCCACGGCGCGCGTGCTGCGCTCGCGCGGCCACCAGGTCACGGTGGTGACGTCGGGGCCGCGCCCGAGCGCGGACGAGGCCGGCGTGATCCGCGTCGGGCGGAACCTGAACCTCCGGTACAACGGCGCCGAGAACAACATGACCGTGGGCCTCTCGCTGGTCCCGGAGCTCCAATCCGCGCTCGAGCGCGGACGCTTCGATCTCGTCCACGTGCACTGCCCCATCGCGCCCGTGCTCCCGCTCCTCGCCATTCGCCTCGCGCGCGTGCCGGTCGTCGGAACGTTCCACTCCGTCTCGTCGGATCTCCCCTACCGGCTCTTCGGGAGCTGGCTCGCGCCGTTCTACCGCCGCCTCCGGGGCGCTCTGGCCGTCTCCGAGGCCGCGCGCGAGTACATCGGCCGGCACTTCGACGGGCGCGTCGACATCGTTCCGAACGGCGTCGACCTGACGCGCTTCCGTCCGGGAATCCCTCCCGCGCTCCCTTCCGAGGAGGGCGTCCCCACGATCCTCTACGTCGGGCGGTTCGATCCGAGGAAGGGGCTCCCCGAGCTGATCCAGGCGTGCACGATCCTCGCGCGGGACTCGGTGCCGTTCCGCCTCGTGCTCGTCGGGGACGGCGCGCTGCGTCCTCGGGTGGAGCGGATGGCGCGGAACGGTCCCCTTCGCGGGCGCGTGCGGTTCGAGGGGCGCGTCGGCAACGACCGGCTTCCCGCCTACTACGCGTCGGCCGACGTGTTCTGCTCGCCCGCGCGCGGCGGCGAGAGCTTCGGGCTCGTCCTCCTCGAGGCGATGGCGTGCGGCGTGCCGGTGGTCGCGACCGACCTGCCGGGCTACCGCAGCG
This Candidatus Eisenbacteria bacterium DNA region includes the following protein-coding sequences:
- a CDS encoding glycosyltransferase family 4 protein, with product MPRRIAIVTQAYHPTVGGVTEHVDATARVLRSRGHQVTVVTSGPRPSADEAGVIRVGRNLNLRYNGAENNMTVGLSLVPELQSALERGRFDLVHVHCPIAPVLPLLAIRLARVPVVGTFHSVSSDLPYRLFGSWLAPFYRRLRGALAVSEAAREYIGRHFDGRVDIVPNGVDLTRFRPGIPPALPSEEGVPTILYVGRFDPRKGLPELIQACTILARDSVPFRLVLVGDGALRPRVERMARNGPLRGRVRFEGRVGNDRLPAYYASADVFCSPARGGESFGLVLLEAMACGVPVVATDLPGYRSVVTHDQDGEIVAPRDALGLAIGLERVLRDPRRRARMRAHGIEKARRYGWVSFLDRLEAVYDSILAPKARPRTRAAALRADRVRALTPAAS
- a CDS encoding lysophospholipid acyltransferase family protein, with the translated sequence MTARAIAAIQYRVLTARRNAVLDNLATIGAAGHPELADRASRERTARRMFENFQLAWIEYLAGHRAARRDGPALEFRGAEHLYRALIRGHGAVIAASHLGGWELAGSAIARLGLSVHAVTGVQLHPVVAREVREWKRREGIHVHTPQEGFAPLVAALRAGGVVVLLVDGDVYSRALPAIFFGRRIPFPAGPAILARRAGVPILHAHAARGPDGRHRISFDGLDEPDPALPLREDLSRLTSLVARSQERNIAAHVSQWCIFRPLWNEADAA